In one Modestobacter sp. L9-4 genomic region, the following are encoded:
- a CDS encoding M3 family metallopeptidase produces MSTAEPAATPAPETLSPANPFAAPSTLPYELPPFADITLEHCREALVAGMAAQRAEVAALLADPAEPTFDNTVVALERSGALLQRAESVFWNLSSSMSSDELRGIEREVAPLSAAHADALRLDPALFARIDAVHAGRHEAGLDEEQLRLVERYHLDFVLAGAGLDEAGRDQLRELNQRLSELSTTFGQNLVVATEAAAVLVVDAAELDGLSPAEVEAAAGAATERGKEGFLLTLVLPSGQPAMAKLRNRELRRRLHEASLTRASAGEHDNGPIAVEMAHLRAVRAQLLGFDTHADLIAADQTARTSAAVDELLGALVAPAMANAHAEAAVLAELAAADGVELAAWDWAFYSERVRAERYAVDSSALRPWFELDRVLVNGVFRAAELLYGYTFTPRPDLQGYHPDVRVWEVFGADGAAVGLYLGDFFARDGKRGGAWMSSFVDQSGLLGTRPVVFNCLNVTRAAAGQPTLLTMDEVTTLFHEFGHALHGLFSAVTYPRFSGTSVPRDFVEYPSQVNEMWALWPEVLSHYARHVETGEPLAQEAVTAMEAAALWGEGFATVEYLGATLLDQAWHRIGPDTQVTDAQAFEAQALADAGVAFDLVPPRYRTTYFQHVFAGGYSAGYYSYIWSEVLDADTVEWFKENGGLRRENGDVFRDRLLSRGGSVDPLGAFAAVRGRAADTGPLLRRRGLTPA; encoded by the coding sequence ATGAGCACCGCTGAACCGGCTGCGACGCCGGCACCCGAGACCCTGTCCCCGGCCAACCCGTTCGCGGCCCCCTCGACGCTGCCCTACGAGCTGCCGCCGTTCGCCGACATCACCCTCGAGCACTGCCGCGAGGCGCTGGTGGCCGGGATGGCCGCGCAGCGGGCCGAGGTCGCCGCGCTGCTCGCCGACCCGGCCGAGCCCACCTTCGACAACACCGTGGTCGCTCTGGAGCGCTCCGGGGCGCTGCTGCAGCGGGCCGAGTCGGTCTTCTGGAACCTCTCCTCGTCGATGTCCAGTGACGAGCTGCGGGGCATCGAGCGCGAGGTCGCACCGCTGTCGGCCGCGCACGCCGACGCGCTGCGGCTGGACCCGGCGCTCTTCGCCCGGATCGACGCCGTCCACGCCGGCCGGCACGAGGCGGGTCTGGACGAGGAGCAGCTGCGCCTGGTCGAGCGGTACCACCTGGACTTCGTACTGGCCGGTGCCGGGCTCGACGAGGCCGGGCGCGACCAGCTGCGGGAGCTCAACCAGCGGCTGTCGGAGCTGTCCACGACCTTCGGCCAGAACCTGGTGGTGGCCACCGAGGCCGCCGCGGTGCTGGTCGTCGACGCCGCCGAGCTCGACGGCCTCAGCCCGGCCGAGGTCGAGGCGGCGGCCGGTGCAGCGACCGAGCGCGGCAAGGAGGGCTTCCTGCTCACGCTGGTGCTGCCCTCGGGTCAGCCGGCGATGGCCAAGCTGCGCAACCGCGAGCTGCGGCGCCGGCTGCACGAGGCCTCGCTCACCCGCGCGTCGGCCGGCGAGCACGACAACGGACCGATCGCCGTGGAGATGGCCCACCTGCGCGCTGTCCGGGCCCAGCTGCTCGGGTTCGACACCCACGCCGACCTGATCGCCGCCGACCAGACGGCCCGCACGTCGGCCGCCGTCGACGAGCTGCTCGGCGCGCTGGTCGCCCCCGCGATGGCCAACGCGCACGCCGAGGCCGCGGTGCTCGCCGAGCTGGCCGCCGCCGACGGCGTCGAGCTGGCCGCCTGGGACTGGGCGTTCTACTCCGAGCGGGTGCGCGCCGAGCGCTACGCCGTCGACAGCAGCGCGCTGCGGCCGTGGTTCGAGCTGGACCGGGTGCTCGTCAACGGCGTCTTCCGCGCCGCCGAGCTGCTCTACGGCTACACGTTCACCCCGCGCCCGGACCTGCAGGGCTACCACCCCGACGTCCGGGTCTGGGAGGTCTTCGGGGCCGACGGCGCAGCGGTCGGGCTCTACCTCGGTGACTTCTTCGCCCGCGACGGCAAGCGCGGCGGGGCCTGGATGAGCTCGTTCGTCGACCAGTCGGGCCTGCTGGGCACCCGCCCGGTGGTCTTCAACTGCCTCAACGTGACCCGCGCGGCGGCCGGGCAGCCCACGCTGCTGACCATGGACGAGGTCACCACCCTCTTCCACGAGTTCGGCCACGCGCTGCACGGGCTGTTCTCCGCGGTCACCTACCCGCGGTTCTCCGGCACCAGCGTGCCGCGGGACTTCGTCGAGTACCCGAGCCAGGTCAACGAGATGTGGGCGCTGTGGCCGGAGGTGCTCTCCCACTACGCCCGGCACGTCGAGACCGGTGAGCCGCTGGCCCAGGAAGCCGTCACCGCCATGGAGGCCGCCGCGCTGTGGGGCGAGGGCTTCGCCACCGTCGAGTACCTCGGCGCCACGCTGCTGGACCAGGCCTGGCACCGGATCGGCCCCGACACCCAGGTCACCGACGCGCAGGCGTTCGAGGCGCAGGCGCTGGCCGATGCCGGCGTCGCCTTCGACCTGGTGCCGCCGCGCTACCGGACGACGTACTTCCAGCACGTCTTCGCCGGCGGGTACTCGGCCGGCTACTACTCCTACATCTGGTCGGAGGTGCTCGATGCCGACACCGTGGAGTGGTTCAAGGAGAACGGCGGGCTGCGCCGGGAGAACGGCGACGTCTTCCGCGACCGGCTGCTGTCCCGCGGTGGTTCGGTCGACCCGCTGGGCGCCTTCGCCGCGGTGCGCGGCCGGGCCGCCGACACCGGCCCCCTGCTCCGCCGCCGCGGCCTGACCCCGGCCTGA
- a CDS encoding RNHCP domain-containing protein, whose protein sequence is MTSTVDGGRARGRRAENTDFVCGHCSTLVPANTDGHYRNHCPWCLWSLHVDELPGDRASECRQLMEPIGLVEKSGKGWQVVHRCTACGHRQPNRLVRDGAAPDDLDLVLQLPWL, encoded by the coding sequence GTGACCAGCACGGTGGACGGCGGGCGGGCCCGCGGGCGACGGGCGGAGAACACCGACTTCGTCTGCGGGCACTGCTCGACCCTGGTGCCGGCCAACACCGACGGGCACTACCGCAACCACTGCCCGTGGTGCCTGTGGTCGCTGCACGTCGACGAGCTGCCCGGCGACCGGGCCAGCGAGTGCCGCCAGCTGATGGAGCCCATCGGCCTGGTGGAGAAGTCGGGCAAGGGCTGGCAGGTGGTGCACCGCTGCACCGCCTGCGGCCACCGCCAGCCCAACCGGCTGGTGCGCGACGGCGCGGCCCCCGACGACCTGGACCTGGTGCTGCAGCTCCCCTGGCTCTGA
- the greA gene encoding transcription elongation factor GreA has product MGSPTDQQDQGVWLTQEAHDRLRAELDQLIANRPAMAKEINDRREEGDLKENGGYHAAREEQGKAEGRIRQLTDLLRKAQVGAAPTEATNAALGTVITIAFDGDEDDTEKFLLGSREIAGTTDLTVYSPESALGAAIIGAEPGATVTYTAPNGKAISVKVLAVEPFVP; this is encoded by the coding sequence GTGGGATCCCCCACCGACCAGCAGGACCAGGGCGTCTGGCTGACCCAGGAGGCCCATGACCGGCTGCGGGCCGAGCTCGACCAGCTGATCGCGAACCGCCCGGCCATGGCCAAGGAGATCAACGACCGCCGCGAGGAGGGCGACCTCAAGGAGAACGGCGGCTACCACGCCGCCCGCGAGGAGCAGGGCAAGGCCGAGGGGCGCATCCGCCAGCTCACCGACCTGCTGCGCAAGGCACAGGTCGGGGCAGCCCCCACCGAGGCCACCAACGCCGCCCTCGGCACGGTCATCACCATCGCCTTCGACGGCGACGAGGACGACACCGAGAAGTTCCTGTTGGGCTCGCGCGAGATCGCCGGCACCACCGACCTCACCGTCTACTCCCCCGAGTCGGCCCTGGGCGCGGCGATCATCGGGGCCGAGCCGGGCGCGACGGTCACCTACACCGCGCCCAACGGCAAGGCGATCTCGGTGAAGGTCCTGGCCGTCGAGCCGTTCGTCCCCTGA
- the mca gene encoding mycothiol conjugate amidase Mca, with protein sequence MTEPDQLRLLAVHAHPDDESSKGAATMAKYVAEGVRVLVATCTGGERGSVLNPAMDRPEVWERMTEIRAAEMDRAREILGVEQEFLGFVDSGLPEGDPLPPLPEGCFALVPLEEAAAPLVELIRRFRPQVMTTYDERGGYPHPDHIKTHEISMYAFEAAADPDRYPELGEPWQISKVYYHMGFTLPRTKALHEAVLATGGESPYTEWLANWDPANDISHRVTTQVPCAEYFPVRDAALIAHATQIDPTGRWFSVPLDLQTQTWPTEDYELVRSVVDAPTPEDDLFAGVRASERIA encoded by the coding sequence GTGACCGAACCGGACCAGTTGCGCCTGCTCGCGGTGCACGCCCACCCCGACGACGAGTCGAGCAAGGGCGCCGCGACCATGGCCAAGTACGTCGCCGAGGGCGTCCGCGTCCTGGTGGCCACCTGCACCGGCGGCGAGCGGGGGTCGGTGCTCAACCCGGCCATGGACCGCCCCGAGGTGTGGGAGCGGATGACCGAGATCCGGGCCGCGGAGATGGACCGGGCCCGCGAGATCCTCGGCGTCGAGCAGGAGTTCCTCGGCTTCGTCGACTCCGGCCTGCCCGAGGGCGACCCGCTGCCCCCGCTGCCGGAGGGCTGCTTCGCGCTGGTGCCCCTCGAGGAGGCTGCCGCACCGCTGGTCGAGCTGATCCGCCGCTTCAGGCCGCAGGTGATGACCACCTACGACGAGCGCGGTGGCTACCCGCACCCCGACCACATCAAGACGCACGAGATCTCGATGTACGCCTTCGAGGCCGCGGCCGACCCCGACCGGTACCCGGAGCTGGGCGAGCCGTGGCAGATCAGCAAGGTCTACTACCACATGGGCTTCACGCTGCCGCGCACGAAGGCGCTGCACGAGGCGGTCCTGGCCACCGGCGGTGAGTCGCCGTACACCGAGTGGCTGGCCAACTGGGACCCGGCCAACGACATCTCCCACCGGGTGACCACCCAGGTGCCGTGCGCCGAGTACTTCCCGGTGCGGGACGCCGCGCTGATCGCCCACGCCACCCAGATCGACCCGACCGGCCGCTGGTTCTCCGTGCCGCTGGACCTGCAGACGCAGACCTGGCCGACCGAGGACTACGAGCTGGTGCGCTCGGTCGTCGATGCCCCGACCCCCGAGGACGACCTCTTCGCCGGCGTCCGGGCCTCGGAGCGGATCGCATGA
- a CDS encoding GntR family transcriptional regulator, whose protein sequence is MRGPAVMDRSSPVPLHHQLKVILTEMVQSGALKPGDPFPGELRLCEQYGVSRTVVRQALVQLEFEGIVDRMRGRGTYVATPRTTQGLVQSLSGQFEDLAARGLHLRSTVRTLDVVSAPDHVARALDLPDGADVALLERLRFVQGEPWALAVTYLLPDTITWLRETDLAEGSLYAAMEKHDTRPIHGRRTIQTRSASAAMAADLGLRRGNPVLLLTSVGLDRREQPVEYFEAWHRGDRTVFEVDLVRSGAVV, encoded by the coding sequence ATGCGGGGGCCTGCGGTGATGGACCGGTCGTCGCCCGTGCCCCTCCACCACCAGCTCAAGGTGATCCTCACCGAGATGGTCCAGTCCGGGGCGCTCAAGCCCGGTGACCCGTTCCCGGGCGAGCTGAGGCTCTGCGAGCAGTACGGGGTCTCCCGCACCGTCGTCCGCCAGGCGCTGGTGCAGCTGGAGTTCGAGGGCATCGTCGACCGGATGCGCGGGCGCGGCACCTACGTGGCCACGCCCCGCACCACCCAGGGCCTGGTGCAGTCGCTCAGCGGCCAGTTCGAGGACCTCGCCGCGCGCGGGCTGCACCTGCGCAGCACGGTCCGCACACTGGACGTCGTCTCGGCGCCGGACCACGTCGCCCGCGCCCTGGACCTGCCCGACGGCGCCGACGTCGCGCTGCTCGAGCGCCTGCGGTTCGTCCAGGGCGAGCCCTGGGCGCTGGCGGTGACCTACCTGCTCCCCGACACCATCACCTGGCTGCGGGAGACCGACCTGGCCGAGGGCTCCCTCTACGCCGCCATGGAGAAGCACGACACCCGGCCGATCCACGGGCGCCGGACCATCCAGACGCGCTCGGCCAGCGCGGCGATGGCCGCGGACCTCGGCCTGCGCCGGGGCAACCCGGTCCTGCTGCTGACCAGCGTGGGATTGGACCGACGCGAGCAGCCGGTCGAGTACTTCGAGGCCTGGCACCGCGGCGACCGGACGGTCTTCGAGGTCGACCTGGTCCGCAGCGGCGCCGTCGTCTGA
- a CDS encoding glucose-6-phosphate isomerase family protein: protein MTTYAVPPIDPMSIRLQGTDRLVPEGPVLTRRLSDLEGLFAREDLRAAGAAGEDPVVYTVSSSPVPELPRELPQSITTIRPGTIGGEFHMTKGHQHPDPQGEIYLGLRGVGGLLMFDGQDTRWIDMSEGVIGYIPPGWAHRSVNVGDEDYSFLAVYPGSAGHDYGWVLEHGMGRRVVSSAGGHELVAYTAPTTSRG from the coding sequence ATGACGACGTACGCAGTTCCGCCGATCGACCCGATGAGCATCCGACTGCAGGGCACCGACCGGCTGGTCCCCGAGGGGCCCGTGCTGACCCGCCGGCTGTCCGACCTCGAGGGCCTGTTCGCCCGGGAGGACCTGCGCGCCGCGGGCGCGGCGGGAGAGGACCCGGTCGTCTACACGGTCTCCTCCTCCCCGGTCCCCGAGCTGCCGCGCGAGCTGCCGCAGTCGATCACCACGATCCGCCCCGGCACCATCGGCGGGGAGTTCCACATGACCAAGGGCCACCAGCACCCCGACCCGCAGGGCGAGATCTACCTCGGCCTGCGCGGCGTCGGCGGCCTGCTGATGTTCGACGGCCAGGACACCCGCTGGATCGACATGTCCGAGGGCGTCATCGGTTACATCCCGCCGGGCTGGGCGCACCGCAGCGTGAACGTCGGGGACGAGGACTACAGCTTCCTGGCCGTCTACCCCGGTTCGGCCGGGCACGACTACGGGTGGGTCCTCGAGCACGGCATGGGCCGCCGGGTGGTGAGCTCTGCCGGTGGGCACGAGCTCGTCGCCTACACCGCGCCGACGACCTCCCGGGGCTGA
- the xylB gene encoding xylulokinase encodes MLVAHDLGTTGDKASLHDDTGRLVRSVTVRYPTHYGPGGVVEQDPDHWWQAFGTANRRLLEEAGVPASEVAGLAISGQMMGLVLLDAQHQPLRSSIIWADTRSTRECADLLTRLDPREAYATLGHRLNPTYSLTKLMWVRDNEPELFAATSRVCLAKDYVVARLTGVLATDPSDASSTNAYDQRAGRWSADVLAAAGIPVGLFPDVVPSTTVVGTVTAEAAPATGLLAGTPVVMGGGDGPMAAVGAGVVGPSDGAYAYLGSSSWVSMSSDAPLLDLPEMRTMTFDHVVPGQFVPTATMQAGGASLEWIADLLAGTEDVGRFDRLVTAAGEVTDGDDLYFLPYLLGERSPHWNPRARGAFVGLARRHGPAHLTRAVLEGVAFNLGTCVEAFRSHGAPVDRVDAIGGGAASDVWLQMLADVWGATVRRRTVVEEANSLGAAVTAGVGVGLLPDFTGAGALSEVVATFEPDPGRHAVYAARHERFTDAYRRLEGWFEGGTA; translated from the coding sequence ATGCTGGTGGCGCACGACCTGGGCACCACGGGTGACAAGGCCTCGCTGCACGACGACACCGGCCGGCTCGTCCGGTCGGTGACCGTCCGGTACCCCACCCACTACGGCCCCGGCGGGGTCGTCGAGCAGGACCCCGACCACTGGTGGCAGGCCTTCGGGACGGCGAACCGCCGGCTGCTCGAGGAGGCCGGGGTGCCCGCCTCCGAGGTCGCCGGGCTGGCGATCTCCGGGCAGATGATGGGCCTGGTCCTGCTGGACGCCCAGCACCAGCCGCTGCGGTCCTCGATCATCTGGGCCGACACCCGCAGCACGCGGGAGTGCGCCGACCTGCTGACCCGGCTGGACCCGCGGGAGGCCTACGCGACCCTCGGCCACCGGCTCAACCCGACCTACTCGCTGACCAAGCTGATGTGGGTCCGGGACAACGAGCCGGAGCTGTTCGCCGCGACCAGCCGGGTCTGCCTGGCCAAGGACTACGTGGTCGCCCGGCTGACCGGTGTGCTGGCCACCGACCCCTCCGACGCCTCGAGCACCAACGCCTACGACCAGCGCGCCGGTCGCTGGTCGGCCGACGTCCTGGCCGCGGCGGGGATCCCGGTCGGACTGTTCCCCGACGTCGTCCCGTCCACCACCGTGGTCGGCACCGTCACCGCCGAGGCCGCCCCGGCCACCGGCCTGCTCGCGGGCACGCCGGTCGTCATGGGCGGCGGTGACGGCCCGATGGCCGCCGTCGGCGCTGGTGTCGTCGGCCCCTCCGACGGCGCCTACGCCTACCTCGGCTCCTCCTCGTGGGTGTCGATGAGCAGCGACGCCCCGCTGCTGGACCTGCCCGAGATGCGCACGATGACCTTCGACCACGTGGTGCCGGGGCAGTTCGTCCCGACCGCCACGATGCAGGCGGGCGGTGCGTCCCTGGAGTGGATCGCCGACCTGCTCGCCGGCACCGAGGACGTCGGCCGCTTCGACCGGCTGGTCACCGCGGCCGGCGAGGTGACCGACGGCGACGACCTGTACTTCCTCCCGTACCTGCTGGGGGAGCGCTCGCCGCACTGGAACCCGCGGGCCCGCGGGGCCTTCGTGGGGCTGGCGCGCCGGCACGGGCCGGCGCACCTGACCCGCGCGGTCCTGGAGGGCGTGGCGTTCAACCTGGGCACCTGCGTCGAGGCCTTCCGCTCCCACGGGGCCCCGGTCGACCGGGTCGACGCGATCGGCGGTGGCGCGGCCAGCGACGTCTGGCTGCAGATGCTGGCCGACGTCTGGGGCGCCACGGTCCGCCGGCGCACGGTGGTCGAGGAGGCCAACAGCCTGGGGGCCGCCGTCACCGCCGGGGTGGGCGTCGGCCTCCTGCCGGACTTCACCGGCGCCGGCGCCCTGTCCGAGGTCGTGGCCACGTTCGAGCCCGACCCCGGGCGCCACGCGGTCTACGCCGCCCGGCACGAGCGGTTCACCGACGCCTACCGGCGGCTCGAGGGCTGGTTCGAGGGGGGTACGGCATGA
- a CDS encoding NAD(P)-dependent oxidoreductase has product MTGPTLTGDVVVTARSYSGGSVDVESQLTAAGLRVLRAPADHDLATLAGPLSGAVAWIAGTGPVGPEHLAAAPQLKIVARYGVGVDAVDLAAAAARGVLVTNTPGANSTAVAEHALALLLAGMRHVVRDDRHLRAGDTSVTRARELTGMRVGIVGFGRIGRALAARLQALGVQVLASDPWLSDDDVRAAGAEPADLAGLTGCDALSLHAPGGAVVVDADLLERLRPDCIVVNTARAALVDAAAVAAALRAGRLGCYATDDLGPEPEGGQPLLAADVADRVIATPHSAAQTVEAVDNMGTGSTQAVLDALAGRTPANRVPVPHT; this is encoded by the coding sequence ATGACCGGCCCCACCCTCACCGGGGACGTCGTGGTGACCGCCCGCTCCTACTCCGGGGGCTCGGTCGACGTGGAGTCGCAGCTGACCGCCGCGGGGCTGCGCGTGCTCCGGGCACCGGCCGACCACGACCTGGCGACGCTGGCCGGGCCGCTGTCGGGCGCGGTCGCCTGGATCGCCGGCACCGGGCCGGTCGGCCCCGAGCACCTGGCCGCAGCACCGCAGCTGAAGATCGTGGCCCGGTACGGCGTCGGGGTCGACGCGGTCGACCTGGCCGCCGCCGCGGCCCGGGGCGTGCTGGTCACCAACACGCCGGGGGCGAACAGCACCGCGGTCGCCGAGCACGCCCTGGCGCTGCTGCTGGCCGGGATGCGGCACGTCGTCCGCGACGACCGGCACCTGCGGGCGGGGGACACCTCGGTGACCCGGGCCCGCGAGCTCACCGGCATGCGCGTGGGCATCGTGGGGTTCGGCCGCATCGGCCGCGCCCTGGCCGCCCGGCTGCAGGCGCTCGGCGTGCAGGTCCTGGCCAGCGACCCGTGGCTGTCCGACGACGACGTCCGGGCCGCCGGCGCCGAGCCCGCCGACCTGGCCGGCCTGACCGGCTGCGACGCGCTCTCCCTGCACGCACCCGGGGGAGCGGTGGTGGTCGACGCCGACCTGCTCGAGCGGCTGCGGCCGGACTGCATCGTGGTCAACACCGCCCGCGCCGCGCTGGTGGACGCCGCCGCGGTCGCGGCGGCACTGCGCGCCGGCCGGCTCGGCTGCTACGCCACCGACGACCTCGGGCCCGAGCCCGAGGGAGGTCAGCCGCTGCTGGCCGCGGACGTCGCCGACCGCGTGATCGCCACCCCGCACAGCGCGGCCCAGACGGTCGAGGCCGTCGACAACATGGGGACCGGCTCCACCCAGGCGGTGCTCGACGCCCTGGCCGGGCGCACGCCGGCCAACCGCGTCCCCGTCCCCCACACCTGA
- a CDS encoding bifunctional 4-hydroxy-2-oxoglutarate aldolase/2-dehydro-3-deoxy-phosphogluconate aldolase, which translates to MTLELTSIADVGIIAVLRAPSADAAVSAVDALVAGGVTGVEITFSTPDAETAIAEVARRHGDAVLLGAGTVTRPEQAESAVAAGARFLVCPGTEATLARAMKATGAAVMLGAMTPTEVMAATALGADVVKVFPASLGGPSYLRSLRGPFPDVPLMPTGGVNADNLGQWFGAGALAVGAGSELCSPAAMKAGNWEVVEDSARSFSAALAATRAAA; encoded by the coding sequence ATGACACTGGAACTCACGTCCATCGCCGACGTCGGCATCATCGCCGTGCTGCGGGCGCCCTCCGCCGACGCCGCGGTGAGCGCCGTCGACGCCCTCGTCGCCGGCGGGGTGACCGGCGTGGAGATCACCTTCTCCACGCCCGACGCCGAAACCGCCATCGCCGAGGTCGCCCGCCGCCACGGGGACGCCGTCCTGCTCGGCGCGGGCACCGTCACCCGTCCCGAGCAGGCGGAGTCCGCGGTCGCCGCGGGCGCCCGGTTCCTGGTCTGTCCCGGCACCGAGGCCACGCTGGCCCGGGCGATGAAGGCCACCGGCGCCGCGGTGATGCTGGGCGCGATGACCCCCACCGAGGTCATGGCGGCCACCGCCCTGGGCGCCGACGTGGTCAAGGTCTTCCCGGCCTCGCTGGGCGGCCCGTCCTACCTGCGCTCGCTGCGCGGGCCCTTCCCGGACGTGCCGCTCATGCCCACGGGCGGCGTCAACGCCGACAACCTCGGTCAGTGGTTCGGTGCCGGTGCGCTCGCCGTGGGCGCGGGCAGCGAGCTCTGCAGCCCCGCCGCCATGAAGGCGGGCAACTGGGAGGTCGTCGAGGACTCCGCGCGCTCCTTCAGCGCCGCGCTGGCGGCCACGCGGGCCGCGGCGTGA
- a CDS encoding shikimate dehydrogenase produces the protein MTGAAAAADDGTYMGFVGVTTGQSSIRRVFPAWAAELGLPTGTLVGHDVAMGSPPAVYRDLVAQIRDDPQHRGALVTTHKVAVHAACADMFDELDELATTFGEISSVYKRDGKLYGAAKDPVTVRLALEEFLPADHFAGSGAEVLVLGAGGSGMALSHQLGVRGDRPARVTCTALREGQLDHLRELHERAGLPAGLFRYVVTPQPADADELLAALPPGSLVVNATGMGKDVPGSPFTDAAVWPDRGLAWEFNYRGSLEFLHQAQAWQSGHDLTVEDGWRYFVHGWTQVIADVFDVPMPHETVTALSDVAAALR, from the coding sequence GTGACCGGGGCAGCGGCTGCCGCCGACGACGGCACGTACATGGGGTTCGTCGGGGTGACCACCGGCCAGTCCTCCATCCGCCGGGTCTTCCCGGCGTGGGCGGCCGAGCTGGGTCTCCCGACCGGCACGCTGGTCGGCCACGACGTGGCGATGGGCTCCCCGCCGGCGGTCTACCGCGACCTCGTCGCGCAGATCCGCGACGACCCGCAGCACCGCGGTGCGCTGGTCACCACGCACAAGGTCGCCGTGCACGCCGCGTGCGCAGACATGTTCGACGAGCTGGACGAGCTGGCGACGACGTTCGGCGAGATCTCCTCGGTCTACAAGCGCGACGGGAAGCTGTACGGCGCCGCCAAGGACCCGGTGACCGTGCGGCTGGCGCTGGAGGAGTTCCTGCCCGCCGACCACTTCGCCGGGTCCGGTGCCGAGGTGCTCGTGCTCGGCGCCGGCGGGTCGGGCATGGCGCTGAGCCACCAGCTCGGCGTCCGCGGCGACCGGCCCGCCCGGGTCACCTGCACCGCCCTGCGCGAGGGTCAGCTGGACCACCTGCGGGAGCTGCACGAGCGGGCCGGGCTGCCCGCCGGGCTCTTCCGCTACGTCGTCACCCCGCAGCCGGCCGACGCCGACGAGCTGCTCGCGGCGCTGCCGCCGGGCAGCCTGGTGGTCAACGCCACCGGCATGGGCAAGGACGTCCCCGGGTCGCCGTTCACCGACGCCGCCGTCTGGCCCGACCGCGGGCTGGCCTGGGAGTTCAACTACCGCGGCAGCCTGGAGTTCCTGCACCAGGCGCAGGCCTGGCAGTCCGGTCACGACCTGACCGTCGAGGACGGCTGGCGCTACTTCGTGCACGGCTGGACGCAGGTGATCGCCGACGTGTTCGACGTCCCGATGCCGCACGAGACCGTCACCGCGCTGTCCGACGTGGCCGCCGCCCTGCGATGA
- a CDS encoding phosphotriesterase has protein sequence MNAVRTVLGDVPAPELGRVDYHEHLFQVSPLLPGDELTDEQASGEEAQALRDSGFAAMVDATPVGLGRRPAALAAVSARTGLTVVATTGAHRAAHHVDQPWLLEATVAELAARFRRDVVDGMPVADGPGAGEPAAGPAGPVRAGLLKAGIDYWSISPYSRRVLAAVAQVHGETGAPVMVHLEHGSAAFELLELLAGDGVPSSAVALAHVDRNPDPGLHVELAATGAHLGYDGPARHASWPDATILGCLLAVAGRGGGDSLLLGGDVARATRYVAYGGLPGLAYLGRRFVPRLLAEGGPELVEAVLVTNPARWLGRFPVTKTVAT, from the coding sequence ATGAACGCCGTCCGGACGGTCCTCGGCGACGTGCCGGCCCCCGAGCTGGGGCGGGTCGACTACCACGAGCACCTGTTCCAGGTCTCCCCGCTGCTGCCCGGCGACGAGCTGACCGACGAGCAGGCCAGCGGGGAGGAGGCGCAGGCCCTGCGGGACTCCGGGTTCGCCGCGATGGTCGACGCGACCCCGGTGGGGCTGGGCCGGCGGCCGGCGGCGCTCGCGGCGGTCAGCGCCCGCACCGGGCTGACCGTCGTGGCGACCACCGGCGCGCACCGGGCGGCCCACCACGTCGACCAGCCCTGGCTGCTGGAGGCCACGGTGGCGGAGCTGGCCGCCCGGTTCCGCCGGGACGTCGTCGACGGCATGCCGGTCGCCGACGGGCCGGGGGCCGGGGAGCCTGCTGCGGGTCCGGCCGGCCCGGTGCGGGCCGGCCTGCTCAAGGCCGGCATCGACTACTGGTCGATCTCGCCGTACTCGCGCCGGGTGCTCGCCGCGGTGGCCCAGGTGCACGGGGAGACCGGTGCGCCCGTGATGGTGCACCTGGAGCACGGCTCGGCCGCCTTCGAGCTGCTCGAGCTGCTGGCCGGGGACGGCGTCCCGTCCTCGGCGGTGGCGCTGGCCCACGTCGACCGCAACCCCGACCCCGGGCTGCACGTCGAGCTGGCGGCGACCGGGGCCCACTTGGGCTACGACGGCCCGGCCCGGCACGCGTCCTGGCCGGATGCCACGATCCTGGGCTGTCTGCTGGCCGTCGCCGGGCGCGGCGGCGGTGACTCCCTGCTGCTGGGCGGGGACGTCGCCCGGGCCACCCGCTATGTGGCCTACGGCGGGCTGCCCGGCCTGGCCTACCTGGGCCGGCGGTTCGTCCCGCGGCTCCTGGCCGAGGGCGGACCGGAGCTGGTGGAGGCGGTCCTGGTGACGAACCCGGCCCGCTGGCTGGGTCGCTTTCCGGTCACGAAGACCGTCGCCACTTGA